In a genomic window of Salmo trutta chromosome 32, fSalTru1.1, whole genome shotgun sequence:
- the il2rb gene encoding interleukin-2 receptor subunit beta isoform X2: MPGQGHSFRGCSIVFEGHYFSSAEHLPSIKVGCNGSEEVNLRRYKPINHIKMHPPGNPVIINGTNATWSAGSPLSKKIFQYEFQVKVKREDQLWEEARSLTRLKQEPWMELDVEESGIHHIRLRVKPTRPASSHWSEWSPTASWTSEGEVSPTFVDTVESPDLTLWLVLSGAFFTLIVVILLVFYKTHTNNRKHQYVPDPAKYFQPLNSVHGGNFQKWLSPLFAPESFITAQPCEAISPVEVSGTEVWDITDSTSSTTAAFLLNSDPNTPSDGWNSSGQSSCFSNIGYFYPKYPSSLFIESCPVYFTYQGDHSSLSSTSSSYECLERLGRLQSQPLSPDSGFGMESLAGEDQVEEEGKGKKERNVVSVAPPLVLPVSLPARIPPGPHHPLSLPQLPLHNPESNPAMASSGSYNAWPVEAALGRSSSMTVEPSCSGYLTIKELQNTYSNKSI; encoded by the exons ATGCCGGGGCAAGGTCATTCTTTCAGAGGCTGCAGTATTGTCTTTGAGGGCCAT TATTTCAGTTCAGCCGAGCACCTCCCCAGCATTAAGGTGGGGTGTAACGGGTCTGAGGAGGTAAACCTCAGAAGATACAAACCTATCAACCACA TTAAGATGCATCCTCCTGGTAACCCGGTCATCATCAATGGGACTAATGCCACCTGGAGTGCTGGTAGTCCGCTGTCTAAGAAGATCTTTCAATATGAGTTCCAGGTGAAGGTGAAGAGGGAAGACCAGCTATGGGAG gaGGCCCGGAGTTTGACCAGACTAAAGCAGGAACCGTGGATGGAGCTAGATGTGGAGGAGAGTGGGATTCATCACATCAGGCTGAGAGTCAAGCCGACCCGACCCGCCTCTAGCCACTGGAGTGAGTGGAGCCCCACTGCCTCCTGGACATCAGAGGGCGAGGTCTCACCAACCTTTG TGGACACAGTGGAGTCCCCGGACCTGACTTTGTGGCTGGTGTTAAGTGGTGCGTTTTTCACTCTCATCGTTGTCATTTTGCTGGTCTTCTACAAAACTCATACAAACAATAG GAAACACCAGTATGTGCCTGACCCCGCCAAGTACTTCCAGCCACTTAACTCTGTCCACGGTGGAAACTTTCAG AAATGGCTGAGCCCCTTGTTTGCTCCAGAGTCCTTCATCACCGCCCAGCCCTGCGAGGCCATCTCCCCCGTGGAGGTGTCTGGAACAGAAGTCTGGGACATCACCGACTCCACTAGCTCCACCACCGCTGCCTTTCTCCTAAACTCGGACCCCAACACTCCCTCTGATGGCTGGAACAGCAGCGGCCAGTCCTCCTGCTTCTCCAACATCGGCTACTTCTACCCCAAATACCCCAGCAGCCTCTTCATTGAGTCTTGCCCCGTCTACTTCACCTACCAGGGGGACCacagctctctctcctccacatcctcctcctaTGAGTGCTTGGAGCGTCTCGGTCGGCTGCAGAGCCAGCCCCTGAGCCCAGACTCTGGATTCGGCATGGAGAGCCTAGCGGGGGAGGACCAGGTGGAAGAGGAAGGAAAGGGTAAGAAGGAGAGGAATGTGGTTTCAGTTGCCCCTCCTCTTGTCCTACCAGTCTCCCTGCCTGCTCGGATCCCTCCAGGCCCTCACCATCCCCTGAGTCTCCCCCAACTCCCCCTTCATAATCCTGAGTCAAACCCTGCCATGGCGTCTAGCGGCAGTTACAATGCCTGGCCAGTAGAGGCTGCTCTAGGCAGATCCTCCTCAATGACAGTGGAACCCAGTTGTAGTGGCTATTTGACCATTAAAGAGCTGCAGAATACCTACAGCAACAAGTCTATTTGA
- the cimip4 gene encoding testis-expressed protein 33: MTSTGQPETTVGDMPQVRVLACPEVPPLFLPHYTDTESAFVPPHCSYHSLGHCLRTNIFPGAPLVWKSLVKDSYIIHPLPAPPTDPQRWYGRKTDDMVKWTERNIVNQKLNKALKAMENKGSK, from the exons ATGACCTCCACCGGCCAGCCGGAGACAACAGTTGGAGACATGCCGCAG GTGAGAGTTTTAGCATGCCCGGAggttcctcctctctttctgcctcACTATACTGACACAGAGTCAGCCTTCGTCCCTCCCCACTGCTCCTACCACAGCCTGGGACACTGTCTGCGCACCAACATCTTTCCAG GAGCTCCTCTGGTGTGGAAGTCCTTGGTAAAAGACTCCTACATCATTCACCCCTTGCCCGCCCCTCCTACAGACCCCCAGCGTTGGTACGGCCGCAAGACTGATGACATGG TGAAATGGACAGAAAGAAACATTGTGAACCAGAAGTTGAACAAGGCGCTAAAGGCAATGGAGAACAAAGGGTCTAAATGA
- the LOC115170929 gene encoding SUMO-conjugating enzyme UBC9 produces the protein MSGIALSRLSQERKAWRKDHPFGFVAVPTKNPDGTMNLMNWECAIPGKKGTLWEGGQYKLRMLFKDDYPSSPPKCKFEPPIFHPNVYPSGTVCLSILEEEKDWRPAITIKQILLGIQELLNEPNIQDPAQAEAYTIYCQNRMDYEKRVRAQAKKFAPT, from the exons ATGTCTGGTATCGCTCTTAGTAGACTGTCACAGGAGCGCAAAGCATGGAGGAAAGACCACCCATTT ggttttGTTGCTGTGCCTACCAAAAATCCTGATGGCACTATGAACCTTATGAACTGGGAATGCGCCATTCCAGGGAAGAAGGGG ACACTGTGGGAGGGAGGCCAATACAAACTCCGAATGCTGTTCAAAGATGACTATCCTTCCTCGCCGCCAAAAT GCAAGTTTGAACCGCCCATTTTCCACCCCAATGTCTACCCATCTGGCACGGTGTGTCTTTCCAtcctggaggaggagaaggactgGAGGCCAGCCATCACCAtcaaacag ATCCTGTTGGGTATCCAAGAGCTACTCAATGAACCCAACATCCAAGACCCAGCACAAGCAGAAGCCTATACAATTTACTG TCAGAACAGAATGGACTATGAGAAGAGGGTGAGGGCGCAGGCCAAGAAGTTTGCCCCCACATAA
- the il2rb gene encoding interleukin-2 receptor subunit beta isoform X1 — MMWSVLHLLFLLSVPTGFTHNLQGLFCVNDYINNITCVWNSSAIDPDVACQLLGTNENFKRNLCNSSCDLKPIDMPGQGHSFRGCSIVFEGHYFSSAEHLPSIKVGCNGSEEVNLRRYKPINHIKMHPPGNPVIINGTNATWSAGSPLSKKIFQYEFQVKVKREDQLWEEARSLTRLKQEPWMELDVEESGIHHIRLRVKPTRPASSHWSEWSPTASWTSEGEVSPTFVDTVESPDLTLWLVLSGAFFTLIVVILLVFYKTHTNNRKHQYVPDPAKYFQPLNSVHGGNFQKWLSPLFAPESFITAQPCEAISPVEVSGTEVWDITDSTSSTTAAFLLNSDPNTPSDGWNSSGQSSCFSNIGYFYPKYPSSLFIESCPVYFTYQGDHSSLSSTSSSYECLERLGRLQSQPLSPDSGFGMESLAGEDQVEEEGKGKKERNVVSVAPPLVLPVSLPARIPPGPHHPLSLPQLPLHNPESNPAMASSGSYNAWPVEAALGRSSSMTVEPSCSGYLTIKELQNTYSNKSI; from the exons ATGATGTGGTCCGTGCTTCACCTGCTGTTCCTGCTCTCTGTTCCAACAGGCTTCACTCACAACCTCCAAG GACTGTTTTGTGTGAATGACTACATCAACAATATCACCTGTGTGTGGAACAGCTCAGCAATAGATCCAGACGTGGCCTGCCAGCTCCTCGGTACAAATGAAAACTTTAAGAGAAATCTTTG CAATAGTAGTTGCGATCTCAAACCCATCGATATGCCGGGGCAAGGTCATTCTTTCAGAGGCTGCAGTATTGTCTTTGAGGGCCAT TATTTCAGTTCAGCCGAGCACCTCCCCAGCATTAAGGTGGGGTGTAACGGGTCTGAGGAGGTAAACCTCAGAAGATACAAACCTATCAACCACA TTAAGATGCATCCTCCTGGTAACCCGGTCATCATCAATGGGACTAATGCCACCTGGAGTGCTGGTAGTCCGCTGTCTAAGAAGATCTTTCAATATGAGTTCCAGGTGAAGGTGAAGAGGGAAGACCAGCTATGGGAG gaGGCCCGGAGTTTGACCAGACTAAAGCAGGAACCGTGGATGGAGCTAGATGTGGAGGAGAGTGGGATTCATCACATCAGGCTGAGAGTCAAGCCGACCCGACCCGCCTCTAGCCACTGGAGTGAGTGGAGCCCCACTGCCTCCTGGACATCAGAGGGCGAGGTCTCACCAACCTTTG TGGACACAGTGGAGTCCCCGGACCTGACTTTGTGGCTGGTGTTAAGTGGTGCGTTTTTCACTCTCATCGTTGTCATTTTGCTGGTCTTCTACAAAACTCATACAAACAATAG GAAACACCAGTATGTGCCTGACCCCGCCAAGTACTTCCAGCCACTTAACTCTGTCCACGGTGGAAACTTTCAG AAATGGCTGAGCCCCTTGTTTGCTCCAGAGTCCTTCATCACCGCCCAGCCCTGCGAGGCCATCTCCCCCGTGGAGGTGTCTGGAACAGAAGTCTGGGACATCACCGACTCCACTAGCTCCACCACCGCTGCCTTTCTCCTAAACTCGGACCCCAACACTCCCTCTGATGGCTGGAACAGCAGCGGCCAGTCCTCCTGCTTCTCCAACATCGGCTACTTCTACCCCAAATACCCCAGCAGCCTCTTCATTGAGTCTTGCCCCGTCTACTTCACCTACCAGGGGGACCacagctctctctcctccacatcctcctcctaTGAGTGCTTGGAGCGTCTCGGTCGGCTGCAGAGCCAGCCCCTGAGCCCAGACTCTGGATTCGGCATGGAGAGCCTAGCGGGGGAGGACCAGGTGGAAGAGGAAGGAAAGGGTAAGAAGGAGAGGAATGTGGTTTCAGTTGCCCCTCCTCTTGTCCTACCAGTCTCCCTGCCTGCTCGGATCCCTCCAGGCCCTCACCATCCCCTGAGTCTCCCCCAACTCCCCCTTCATAATCCTGAGTCAAACCCTGCCATGGCGTCTAGCGGCAGTTACAATGCCTGGCCAGTAGAGGCTGCTCTAGGCAGATCCTCCTCAATGACAGTGGAACCCAGTTGTAGTGGCTATTTGACCATTAAAGAGCTGCAGAATACCTACAGCAACAAGTCTATTTGA